GAAAATCCTTCTAATCATATGTggtcattttgttttcattggtaGTGAAAACGTATATTTTTGAGACTTTGTGGGATGAACAAAAAGCAATGactaaatcaatgcaaactgtGGCAGAGATAGTTGTAGAGATCATGAGGATTGCACAGATCTGTTCCTCCAAGGCCTAGTAGTTTTGAGGAATTTGAAGCTTCCAAGTGTTTTGGTAAAGGGATGTGGACAGCAAAGAACAGTCTGAGATGAAATGAATATGGAGGAGAAGCCTTTTCAATTATTTGCAGTGTTGTAGGAAATGCAGAGGGACCTTGTTTGTGTAAAGAAGCATTAAATATATGTCATAACCCTTCTAGCAACTCAACTAGTGATGGTTGAGTTGATGAAGATGCTTATCTTCCATAAATCAACCACTAAATTTTTTAAACCCCAAAATAAATAGAATAGATTCTTAAAAATTCTATCATGTTTAAATATGAAAATATATAGAccactaatatatttttttgtaaagCTAGCTAgtaacatttttttatatattaagtaAATAAATGCTATCAATAAAGTATTATTAACTTAGGTAAATCAAAGGAGCTAGGAGATATAATAAAAGATCTATAGTACTTTAATCAGTGTATATGTTCTTGAATTTTGTACCTACCTGCTGCATATATGCCCAAGCCAAGTTCAAAAGTGATCTTGTTGCCTTTTGTTCTATAGAAAATTGAAGTTGTTTCCCCTGAGATCTGGCAAGATTGAACCATTTTCCAtcgaatgcctaatcctaatgaaTCAAGTCGATCCTGTGCTTCAACAGTGCAATCTGGTCATCCAGTGAAATAGTACTTGAGATGAAAAGTATTCAAGTCTAGAATTATATAAGCGCAACAATTCCTCAGTGACTTGATCGCTTCAGTACACTATATATCCTGTCCCCTGCATTAATTGCAGCCCAAAACATAGCTATTGCTCTGTCAGTCACTTTTTCCACTAACTGCAATACACAGAACAAAGTTACAAACCCCACCATACATGAAACCTTGAAGTTTATCCTTTCATTACATTCAACCAACAGAGATCTTAGCTATATGAAAAAAACCAAAGTTTATGTAGCACCATTCATTTCAGCAAATCATATCCGACGACAAAGACACAAAATAAAATCAGAAGCAGAAATTTTATCATAATAGGAATGGAAGTTTGCATGTGAGTTGAATGCTATTAAATTCTCTAAGTAATTAATGTTCTTTTTGTCTACTCCATTGATATTTGCTTACAATGGAAAATAAGAGTATATCATGGAAAACAGATATTGCTTACGACAAGCACGCAGTTCATGCTTATGCGAGCAAAGTTTCTGGGTCCTTGCAAAATTGGGTGCATTCGATGTTTAAATTGACAACTCAGACATCATCAACCACACTCTACAGCAGGAAGTTCTGAATGGTTGTTGGCCTTCAAACAAAATCCAAAACTCAGAAGTAAAACTAAAGAATCAATACTTGGGATGGTAAGAAGAAAGAACacaacagaaaaaaaaaaagattgttcCACAAAATAACATTGTAGGCACATTTAGGCAATGGTTAGAACTAAGACGAATAGGCAAAGTCAGGGATCATAATGAACCCtagcataacatataaatataaattaaatatgctaCCTCACCTTCTCAAATAGCCCTAAAAAGTTACATTTATGGAATACCCAACAGTACTAGAAGAGGCCATATCCTTAACCTTGAGATGGAAATCTCTAAACAAACTTTAAAACTTAAATATATTGAGAACTGCtccaaagaaaattaataaatgtaAAGTAGAACACAACCAACAGAGGAGACAGAAAATTCATTCAAGGCAAACAAATTCTGTGGTCAAGCTCAAGTCCAAAATACAAATACATATTGAAATGTAGCGGGGCATTACTCTATAATTAATAAATAACCCGAGTACTTACACTATCACAAAAAGGAAACGAGAGCTATCATTGAAATCAAAGAAATTTTATTACAAGCTCAAGTCAGAAAGGATATGTTAACATTATCATGTGAAAGAAATAAAAACTAACATGGGAAATAAAGTAGTTTCTTGTTCCAGAGAGGAAATTCACTGCAATCGGAACAAAATAGAAGACAGAGTCGCCAAAAGCAAGACAAATCCTCATTTCCTAAAACCCATATCAGGTACGTTGGTCTCAATATTTTATGCAGGCCATCTAGGGCTTGAAGCATTCACCAAAACCCTATTCTGTAAGAACCTAATTCTAATCTTTAAGGCTGAAAAAAAAATGAAGGTGTAAAAAAGAACCCAGATCAGAGTCATTTCTACTATTATTACCTAAACCCCAACCGTTCCAAGAGAAATTCAAAGTAAATCATAGAAAACAGATAATCTCTAAATAGACCTCAGACACCTTCCAATCTATTCCGAATTCCAAGCCATATCTGTGAATAATTCTCTCTTACAAACACCCTCCAATCTAATTCTAAATTTTAAACCATATTTACAAATACAATCCAAGATAATGGTTATACACGCTTAGCAGGGCCAGATATTCAGTCATAAATATGGAAACATCCAGTGCTGATCACAGAAATCCCTGATTCTCCGGAGCTATTTCTATTTTCTGCAGATCACTCTGTTCTCCGGAGCTGTTTCTATTTTCTGCATTCTATTCTCATCTGTTTCTATTCTTTGTAACGATGGTTATTTAAAAcctcttgacccaatgttcttaaTATAGAAGAATACGTAAAGTATTTTCTGtcttcacatggtatcagagcaacgaTCCTTTGCGTTGCTGTTTCCTCTTCTCCCCTCCCCTCTGCGTTGCAGCCTGCACACTCTGTTCTTTCTTTGTCATGGCCAGCTCTACCACCAATGCCGCCCACACACCCACCTCCCCACGCTCCCCACGCTCCCCACCTCCACCCTCCTTTGCTCTCCAACCGGTTCCCCTTCACCATGCGATCTCTATCAAACTAGATCGTGAAAACTACCTTCTCTGGCGCACGCAGTTCCTCCCGCTTCTCCAAGGCTATGACCTGGAAGGCTACGTTGATGGGACCATTGCTTGTCCCCCTCATACTCTCTCTCCGACAGATCCGACGCCGAATCCTGCCTATCTTGCCTGGCGCAAgcaggacaagatccttcttggaTGGTTGCTCTCTGCACTTGCTCACGATACTCTGGCGACTGTTGTTGGCCTTGACACCTCGTGTGCTGTTTGGCTCTCTCTAGAGAAGCGCTTTGCTTCCCGCTCCAAAGCACGACTCATGCAACTTCGTCGCGAACTACAGACCATCCGTAAGGGTGCTCTCTCCATGGCTGACTACCTCTAGCGTGCCAAACAATTGGCTGACACCCTTACATCTTCAGGACAAACCGTCTGCGATTCGGATCTGCAGCAGATTATCTTGAGCGGTCTCGAGTCCGCCTATGATCCTGTCGTCACTTCTCTGCCAGCCACGCTTGACACCATTGATATGGATGATTTTCAAGCCCATTTGCTCGCTTTTGAGATGCACATCGATGCCCAATAGGCCCTCCTTCAGCAGCACCCGGTAGCCAATGTTGCCACCCGTAATCGTGCTCCCAATAATCGCGGAAGGAACCACCATAATCAAGGCCGTGGGAACAACAATCGTGGTCAACGCCCTCCACCCATGCCTATTCAGGCGACAGGACCGTGCTAGCTTTGTGGGTGTAAGAACCACACGGCCAACACTTGTTGGTTCAGATTTGATAAAACCTAACAGGAGATGCCTCAATCGGCTGCCCCCCCCTCTGCATACGTGGCAACACCCTATCATCACTATGGCGTCCCTCCTCAGCAGTCTTCTTCCTATGCATCGTCTCAAATATCAGTTGATCCTAACTGGTATCCTAATAGTGGAGCTACTAATCATGTCACCCCGGACTTGAGTAACCTACAGATTCACCATGAGTATGATGGCCCTGACAAGCTTCGCGTTGATAATGGCTCTAACCTCTCTATATCTCACATTGGTAGATCACAAATTTATCATTCCTTGCGTTTATTTCATCTCAATGATATTTTGCATGTCCCTAATGTCACAGCTAACCTTCTCTCTGTTTCTAAATTTGCCtctgacaatgatgtcttttttgaATTTCATCCACGCTTTTTCCTTGTAAAGGATCGGTGCACGGGGCTAGTAGTTCTTCGCGGGCAGCATAAGGATGGTCTCTATCGCCTATCTTCGAGTGTTTCTCCACCCTCTCAGACCCCTTCTACAACCTTTGTTGGTGAACGAACTTCTCTTGAGAGATGGCATCAGCGTTTAGGTCACCCTATGCCATGGACTGTTAGACATATTGTCGAAGTCGAGTCACTTCCTGTTAGTCAGAATAAATTGGGTCTTTGTAGTCCATGTCAAGTTAGTAAGAGTCACCAATTGTCATTTAATTTTAGTTCTACTACTTGCACACATCCTTTGGAATTAATTGTTTCTAATATTTGGGGTCCTTCTCCCTATGTCTCTTATGATGGATTtcggttttatttaatttttatggaTATTTACAGTAGATATACGTGGCTCTTTCCATTATCTCATAAATCAGATGCACTACCCACATTCATTAATTTTGAGACTAAAATTGAGAATCTACTTGGCCATAACATCAAAACCTTCCAATCCGACAATGGGGgggaatttattaaatttaaacccTTTTTGGCCTCCCAGGGAATCACCCAACGCTTTTTCTGTCCCTACACCCCCCAACAAAATGGTTTAGCCGAGCGCTGACAAAAGCACATTGTGGACACTGGTCTTACCCTCCTTCATACAGCTTCAGTTCCCTTCACCTATTGGACCGATGCATTCCTCACAGCCTGTTACTTGGTGAACCGGTTACCCACCCCCATCCTCAACAATCAGTCCCCCCTTCAGTGTCTGTTTAACATGAGTCCTAAATATCGAGCGATGCGTGTCTTTGGTTGCCTCTGTTTTCCCTACCTTCGTCCCTATAGCTCTAATAAGCTGGAATCACGTTCTCTCCCTTGTGTCTTCTTGGGTTACAGCTTGGTTCACAAAGGCTATAAATGCCTCCATCTTCCCACCAATAGGATGTATATCTCTCGACATGTTGTGTTTGATGAAGGGACCTATCCATTTGCTGCTCACCAGAACGCATCATCACCGGGCTCGATCTCTGCACCATCTCAGGTATCCACTCTCCCACTTTATCACTCTCCTGCACCTCATGTGTCTTCACCTCCCTTGCAAGGACCTCACCATGGTCTCTCTATTCCCCTAGATGCCTCACCTTCTCCTAGTCATGACCCCCCTACCCGTGTTGAGTCTGCTTCCCCCACCCCAGTGATTTCGGCCCCACCGTCTCCTAGCCGTGACCCTCCTTCCTCCCCTTTGTCATTACCTTCACCACGCTCGATATTGATGAGCCCACATGTTTTTCCCAAGCCAAAATGGACCCACAGTGGCGCTTGGCTATGGATAATGAAATTAATGCACTTCTCCAGAATGGGACGTGGAGCCTAGTCCCACCCAAGCCCCACTTAAATGTTGTTGGGTGCAAATGGGtttttaaattgaaaaagaaaGTAGATGGCTCAATTGATCGCTACAAAGCATGGCTAGTTGCCAAGGggtttgttgacgtgtattttgtacacaatcatacacagaataaaatacccaagggtaccttatcctctcttgaataaaatctctaactgctgaagatatcgcaagaaggatcagttagggtgacttcaatgttcttttaagtagggtctctacgtgtggataagcaccagtggccgttgtgattgctgtttcatcaaggggtcttACGTCGAATCCGAACTGCAGGAACAGGGTCTTCTaatactaacaagttctcaaaaaaaagatcaaaagagtagggcttgcaagagatctaatctaatctaactctAAGAACGACttaatgtggacaagacttggcaagattctaccaatttcaatattgccataaagtaacaactcaattgaaattgatgcgatcttctaaggtaacaaatgattttcaataCATCAAGTATCAAGGATACCACCACGAAGGTACATATTCAGGATACGACAACGATTGAAGGTTCAagcgattcaaatatctccagtcgaccacgcaaggcgttcctacaatcagcaagaagctagtggtttggaaagcgaatcctaccaaaaatcaagtccaacactttgtccttcgaattaacacactactttgattgagaatgattcaagaaacatgaacaaccatgaagataaccaagagaattgcaacaaaacaccataacttcaatatttcattgatctcaaagccatcatatgcaacaattgtttgaattcctttctcaagctcaatcttgctacaaagtaaattgcttctaaactctctaATTCCTGATTTTTTCTAGCTCTAGTTCTAATTCTCcttctaattacaaaatgaaaagaaatgagggtatatatagcatcctcaattacaatgaacggtccagatcaaaagaagatcaatggccaagattatgacacctaaaccctaattagggtttgttacaaatagccccctttttactgaacaatattaaatgcatagccaaatattaaatttggcacgaaaatctaggagacatagaccaatgataattaaggtgccacatcatctataacaacctctcatctagaatcttattccctttccaatgttcctttttagcatatgcaatgaatctagacacaactccttcgatctcagcaattggaatctcgggaagattcttcattcgttcttctaagtggatgacctgatcgaaagccttgagaaggtccacgtcccattcaggttcaagttccttggTCTTCTCGAttaggagcatggtagcaaacatttgGTCCCGTTACTCATCTGtaataatattctcatctttgcaaaagatgaccttgactctatcctctaattcctgcaaatctacatctgtctcaacttcgatcctcctgccaagaatagtacgtagtacctcaaacactCTATCCTAGATCGGGTGGATAatctcctcaacatgattgcatctagtactaatgtcctcgaagagaacttccttcatctggagtaaagtcgaccattgaagtaaactatgaggtcctccaaccattatcttttcttgcactaggaccttccttgatgtttgcctgattacttgcaagacaggaatgataacatccttagtatgagcaaaagcagctactgttatcatcaagttgtggatgacctcaagaacctgaatagctcggtgaatggtctgcatcatccttgttgcaaattcaatagcaactgtatgggatttgtcaatccatgagctcataagctgaaccaaactcctgactctctctgcctcgccaactgattcgagGGGAAGTGCTTGCGCAGGAGATATTGCTGGGTCCTGAcgcctcaaaggctgattgagatggctaaagtagcctctccaagcactgacctctcgctcaagcttcctattcttttccatttcttctctaagcttgtccttaagtgcctcaaatgaatcagtggcatcatccaatgtctgttcggctgtgagtggaccaagctcaaatgtctctacatcatattcctctgggaggatctcaccttcatacttgtccattgccggtgtagctatctgtaatttcctggatcctgtctcatctctgatcatcttggacatcttagtggctttcctcctttctgtcacttcctgagaatttccaacaaggctctctaaatcaatcacattatcttcgtcctcgatcacaatcagccttgttaatctctcttttaaccaatctaGAATGGccgatcttgtttctctaacctgtatctcattAGGCAATGTTTCCTCTTCTCTGAGAGGAGGTattacttcattatcttccttgtcttcatgtaactcattaGCTTGGAGAGACCCACTCGGTGACCTTCAAGGTGCCTGTTCTTCTTTATCGttttgtaccattgattccatagactcctccaTCTCAGGTGTCTtcttctcaggtcgagaagatgtgccggatgaacgatctcggttggcctctggcttcttcttggaggattctcttttctcaggtctttctttcctcttcgagcctcttggagggggattgccctcacttacacttcgaaggttgccttcgcttgcatttctgggattaggatttccctcacttacacttgctccccCTTCAACTGGTTTCtcctccaaagtgaaagtcataggtatgccttgctctctcaacttctgatgctgcacatcaacccatctacgAGTActagacaaaactggagccatcaaagcatttagatccacaacctcgggttcaGTCCAATCTAGtctcactgatttgctttctcgatcataggatgataggagatgtctgccactgtcctgagcttggtcggccactctgtaaattttgcattttctgataaagtctaaaggcaatctagaatgcatctttctcttcacttcaaggtcatccaagagattcatcacaaagtcttctatctgaaactcatgcttatattttcttccgactgtctcctctatatacccatatggatcaaagttctctctcgaggcaaagaatgaaaatgaatataaagctaactctttctctgcatcatccatggctagagcattaggacatacctcaactgaattccccaatatgataggcacaggaactccatttccatgtctatgtctgaatgctttcacataagctgccaactgtcttgttacctcaagtaacacaattctatctgtcggatatcttggcaacatatagggaggtgaaggacatccatgaactctaatatatgtaaacttctgaaattggatgaaccaagcaccgtacctctttacaagctcttgtgcatcctgagacaaccggttgtgaatcccaccttgcaacgtcctggtgatgttcatcgtgaaggtatcattacctaacttgtagttgctccctggcggatgatgcaagtgaacataggaatcacaaactctgacttccccgggtcctcttccgatcactcctctgtgaggtagtcctgcatactcaaagctcctgatcaaggcatatatgatgtatgaactcatgtggaaagacttggtagccttcagtcttcttaactgtacgtccaagcaatggctaatcattctagtccaatgaattgttccttttccctgaactatcacttggatgaagtagaacatccacttctcaaaatagaaggcttgaggggctcttgtgactcggttgagcattgttatcaaatctctgtactcctcctggaaatcgatcctatgtggtgtgttcgggatcttgctcaggcgaggacgactcttgagtaaccaattcttattgatgatgcttaagcaagtgtctggatcatcttcgtacatggacctggctccttctatgcttttgtatATCATATCTCTATGCtccggaagatggaaagcctcacttatagcttcctctgaaagataagccaaagtgtttccctccttggacacgatcgatctggactgaggatcataatggcgagcacactcgatcatcaactcatggcattgtactgctggagggaagccggccgccttaatgatgccactttcaattatcctcctggcgacaggtgatggcttgccaatataagggacctctcgaaacttcttcgtactgaagttacccaagttggtatctccaatgttgctccacttagacgcgatcttggtctccacttcttcggtcttttgatcttccttcatgagagctggacgactggtggatgctcccgccttcggggtcgccatacctacacaacatttcataataagaaactagattttgcgatgtataacatagattagattaaagattaaatttaggaaacttcatgataagtctttgagttatcatttcctaaatacgattgagctactggaaatttcaaaacttcaaaattcaaaatttaaagatcaatactatgacgatcaaaattcaaaattcaagacaaagaagacttcgccatacctcacttgagagctaactctaaaaaaaatgcaaaaaaatatgaaattcgcctaggcaaaaacgaAGTTTGAAGTCTTCAACGTGATCCTCCTTTAGCAAAGGCGCCTTTCTTAGTTTCACCACCTTTGGGGTCTCCAACGTGATGATAGAGTATTCGCTCCACTTCTAACCAAATTCGCACCCTTCCTTGATGAGATTTCGCACTTTctccttgtcttctccaaatcgcatgcaaatgattaaatgatgatgtgaaatgggatatcacaccccctttatataagcgcttacctcttcaatccccataggccgactttttGAAAATAggcaaatgataaataaattttaaataaaaatggaggccgactttgtaaaaatataaaaataaaacccaagcgcactcctctttttatttaattaaattaataattaattaattaaatgccttgtaATTAATAGCTttgatttttaaaaggcaaaattaattattaaatgccttgtgcgcacccattaaatgccaattttaattaaaaataccaaggtttatcgaaatttagcatttaatgcaattcaaAGTTTATTGGCGCCAAACACGTGAGAGATGTAAAggatacaaaccatatcgctctggtccctgggagagggacaggagcgatctagcatTTTGCTCTTGAATTTCTTGCTTTTTACGTTCAAAGTCACTTCctctacgttgaaactggcattttaAATAGGAACCTTGAGCTTGATTGATTCAATGTTTTGAAATGAATGCCTCCtagaccattttcgccctggtcccttggtgagggacaggagcgaactttatgcTCTAGCCTAAATTCGTTATTTTTACACCTTGGCTCCTTGTTTATTGCCTTCCAAATGATGCTTTTAACCTTATGCAACTTTGTTTTGATGTGATCTTTGAAAGAAAATGAGTGATTTTgtagatatcgccctggtcccttggtgagggacaggagtgatcttGACATTCTGGCTCAAATTTGTCATCTTTTAACcttaactccttgttcatcacctttcaAATGACATTTTCACCCTTGTGCGTTCTTGACTTAGCgtgattttgaaggaaaatgagtgaTTTAGTGAAAATCGCTctagtccttgactgaaggacaggagcgaatttgcctcCTTGCTTAGTTTGATCACTTTCTGACGTTTGGTTCCTTGCATATCATCTTCTCAAAGACCTTTTCGACCCTGTGTGACCTTGTGCGACCTTGCCTTGACGTGGTTTTTGAAAGAAATGGCCAAtttagtgaatatcgccctggtccttgactgaaggacaggggCGAACTTTGGTCTATAGTGTAAATCCTCCATCATATTGATATCAATTTGTCTTCAAGGCGTAAAAATGACGTCCTTTATTCCTTCTTGAACACTTGAAACGAACGTGGCCTTCAAAATTTAAGCATACttagagatttcgctctggtcccttggtgagggacaggagcgaacttaggtgATTTCATCATATTAGGCggtctttgcaacttcattcttcgtcgaggcgttccaaacatcattgcctCCTTGCACCTTAACTTGGAGTGACTTAAACTTGGAAGGAAATGTTAGATAAccttgatttcgccctggtccctggctgagggacaggagcgaattttcattTTCCAGCTCAATCACACTTtgccaatttccaaaattatattcaatggattcgTTACGCCCCTTTTGCTTACCTCAAActtaaaacttacttgatcttcgcccaaaacttgtctcatgaggaaattcgctctggtccctgggagagggacgggagctatcactgaatttcgccctggtccctggctgagggacaggggcgattttgCCTTCTAGGTCAAGTTTTCCCCATGTTTGtgctttcaaattatattcaactgataaaacaCACTTCCTTGGTTCTCCTGAAATCGTCAAATCATTgaaatctcgcaaggacaaggtaatgttggattttaagctccgatccttcactgagggacaggagcgatttttgctcccgGCACATTTCAGTGATTgcgaaattcttcaatttatattcaatggacaaaacatgccttCCTTTATCCTTTTCAATCCAAAAATCGTCATGGGTCCTGCAAGGACAGTTGAattttgaaaaacaagctccggtccttcagtgagggacaggagcggttTTGcttctacaggccaaaatatcaagattttaagAGTTTAACCACTTCACAAGGCAACATTAAGTCATTTCCAATGCCCTGAGTCAattatcaaaattctcaaaatttggtcaaaatcactcaatcggacaaaattcaaaaaatctcatcattcacacttagacaaatttaggctttgcattcaaaattccgactgaaactagaccaactcacttagcctctggcgaattcactttatttccAAAATTGCATCCCTCGGGAGGaagctctcaaattcaaaattggactggactctggcctgaaatcatcaaaacggaaaccctaaggtttagccctaatccagacaactgacatactaacccaaaaccctaaaaaacagaGAGAAGAATaggcaaaacgagcaaaaagagggggtccccattttaaatggggcgatgtgtgaaatggtcacaacagggttCAATCAgcaggaaggaattgactatggggAGACTTTCAGTCCTGTGGTCAAACCCTGCACCATTCGTACAGTTCTCACTATTGCACTCTCTATGGGTTGGCCCCTTCACCAACTCGATGTGCAAAATGCTTTCCTCCATGGTGTCCTTGAGGAAGAGGTTTACATGAAGCAACCACCTGGCTACATTGATCCCCAGTTTCCTACTCATGTGTGTAGACTCCACAAATCTCTCTACGGTCTCAAACAAGCTCCACGGGCCTGGTACCACCCCCTGAGCACCTTTCTCCAACAGGTTGGGTTTGTGGGTTCCAAAGCTGACACTTCGCTATTCATTAAGCGAACTACCCACTCCATTGTTTTTATGCTTGTTTATGTTAACGATATTATCATTACTGGGTCTACTATGGCTTGTGTTCAAGATCTAATATCTCAACTTCAATCAGCTTTTGCCATAAAGGACTTGGGCTCTCTCCATTATTTTTTGGGCATCGAAGCACTTTCAACTCCTACAGGGCTTCTCTTATCTCAACGGAAGTATACACTTGATCTTCTCAAGAAGACAAAGATGGACGGTGCAAAACCGGTTCGCACTCCTATTTGCAGCCAAGAAAAGTTGTCTAAATTCACCGGCTCTGCCTTCAGCGATCCAACTCTATACAGGAGTGTTGTTGGTGCTCTTCAGTATCTCACCCTTACGAGACCAGATATTACCTTCGCTGTCAATAAGGTATGCCAATTTATGCAACAGCCCACTGATGATCATTGGAATGCTGTCAAGCGTATCCTGCAGTACCTAAAGGAAACTCTCTCTTATGGACTGCAACTCAGCAAGTC
The nucleotide sequence above comes from Cryptomeria japonica chromosome 11, Sugi_1.0, whole genome shotgun sequence. Encoded proteins:
- the LOC131860114 gene encoding uncharacterized mitochondrial protein AtMg00810-like, translating into MDPQWRLAMDNEINALLQNGTWSLVPPKPHLNVVGCKWVFKLKKKVDGSIDRYKAWLVAKGFVDQEGIDYGETFSPVGFVGSKADTSLFIKRTTHSIVFMLVYVNDIIITGSTMACVQDLISQLQSAFAIKDLGSLHYFLGIEALSTPTGLLLSQRKYTLDLLKKTKMDGAKPVRTPICSQEKLSKFTGSAFSDPTLYRSVVGALQYLTLTRPDITFAVNKVCQFMQQPTDDHWNAVKRILQYLKETLSYGLQLSKSSPLTLNAFSDSDWAGCPDDRRSTSGYCIFLGPNLISWSARKQKTVSRSSTEAEYRGVAIATAELIWIQSLLSELRYSPTTPPILWCDNLGATYLMANPVFHARTKHIEIDYHFVREKVANKGLAVRFISTQDQVADVFTKGLSSARFALLRDKLTVQPSTLTLRGHMETSSADHRNP